A single Pseudomonas putida DNA region contains:
- the aruF gene encoding arginine/ornithine succinyltransferase subunit alpha, translated as MLVMRPAQMADLNEVQRMAADSPVGVTSLPDDAARLGDKIAASETSFAAEVSFNGEESYFFVLEDSDTGKLAGCSAIVASAGYSEPFYSFRNETFVHASRELKIHNKIHVLSLCHDLTGNSLLTSFYVLPELVNSGWAELNSRGRLLFMASHPERFADSVVTEIVGYSDEQGESPFWDAIGRNFFDLNYAHAERLCGLKSRTFLAELMPHYPIYVPLLPDEAQEAMGQVHPRAQITFDILMREGFETEHYIDIFDGGPTLHARASGIRSIAQSRVVPVKVDDTPVKGGRPYLVCNGQLQDYRAVLLELDWVPGKPVSLSSKAAEALGVGEGASVRLVAA; from the coding sequence ATGCTGGTGATGCGCCCCGCGCAAATGGCTGATCTGAACGAAGTGCAGCGCATGGCTGCCGACAGCCCCGTTGGTGTCACCTCGCTGCCGGACGATGCCGCCCGCCTGGGCGACAAGATTGCCGCGTCGGAAACCTCCTTCGCTGCTGAAGTCAGTTTCAACGGTGAAGAGAGCTACTTTTTCGTACTTGAAGACAGCGACACCGGCAAGCTTGCCGGCTGCTCGGCCATTGTCGCCTCGGCCGGCTACTCCGAGCCGTTCTACAGCTTTCGCAACGAGACCTTCGTGCACGCCTCGCGCGAGCTGAAGATCCACAACAAGATCCATGTCCTGTCGCTGTGCCACGACCTCACCGGCAACAGCCTGCTGACCAGTTTCTATGTGTTGCCGGAACTGGTGAACAGTGGTTGGGCCGAGCTAAACTCCCGTGGCCGCCTGTTGTTCATGGCCTCGCACCCGGAGCGCTTCGCCGATTCGGTGGTCACCGAAATCGTCGGCTACAGCGACGAGCAGGGCGAGTCGCCGTTCTGGGACGCCATCGGTCGCAACTTCTTCGACCTCAACTATGCCCACGCCGAGCGCCTGTGCGGCCTGAAGAGCCGCACCTTCCTCGCCGAACTGATGCCGCATTACCCGATCTACGTGCCGCTGCTGCCCGACGAGGCCCAGGAAGCCATGGGCCAGGTGCACCCGCGGGCGCAGATCACCTTTGACATCCTCATGCGCGAAGGCTTCGAGACCGAGCACTACATCGACATCTTCGATGGCGGGCCGACCCTGCACGCGCGTGCCTCGGGCATCCGCTCGATCGCCCAGAGCCGCGTGGTGCCGGTCAAGGTGGACGATACCCCGGTCAAGGGCGGGCGCCCGTACCTGGTGTGCAACGGCCAGTTGCAGGACTACCGCGCAGTGTTGCTGGAGCTGGACTGGGTGCCGGGCAAGCCGGTCAGCCTGAGCAGCAAGGCGGCCGAGGCTCTGGGGGTAGGCGAAGGCGCCAGCGTGCGCCTGGTCGCCGCCTGA
- the astA gene encoding arginine N-succinyltransferase — protein MIVRPVRSSDLPALIELARSTGTTGLTTLPANEERLGHRVGWAEKSFRGEAERGDTDYLFVLENDEGLVVGISAIAGAVGLREPWYNYRVGLTVSASQELKIYREIPTLFLANDLTGNSELCSLFLRSDYRSGLNGRLLSRARMLFIAEFPELFGNKIIAEMRGMSDEQGRSPFWESLGRHFFKMEFSQADYLTGVGNKSFIAELMPKFPLYTCFLSEAARNVIGRVHTDTEPALAMLKQEGFSYQGYVDIFDAGPAIECETSKIRAVRDSETLVLAVGTPGDDATPYIIHNRKRDDCRITAAPARLAAGTLVVDPQTAKRLRMGAGDNVRAVPLSASREAQ, from the coding sequence ATGATCGTTCGTCCTGTACGCAGCAGCGATTTACCCGCGCTGATCGAGTTGGCCCGCAGTACCGGTACCACCGGGCTGACCACCCTGCCAGCCAACGAGGAGCGCCTTGGCCACCGTGTCGGCTGGGCCGAGAAGAGCTTCCGTGGCGAAGCCGAGCGTGGCGACACCGATTACCTGTTCGTGCTTGAGAACGATGAAGGCCTGGTGGTCGGCATCAGTGCCATCGCCGGGGCCGTGGGCCTGCGGGAGCCCTGGTACAACTACCGGGTCGGCCTGACGGTCAGCGCCTCTCAGGAGCTGAAGATCTATCGCGAAATCCCCACGCTGTTCCTGGCCAACGACCTGACCGGCAATTCCGAACTGTGCTCGCTGTTCCTGCGCAGCGACTATCGCTCCGGGCTCAACGGCCGCTTGCTGTCGCGTGCGCGCATGCTGTTCATTGCAGAGTTCCCTGAACTGTTCGGTAACAAGATCATCGCTGAAATGCGCGGCATGTCCGATGAGCAGGGCCGTTCGCCGTTCTGGGAAAGCCTGGGTCGGCACTTCTTCAAGATGGAGTTCAGCCAGGCCGACTACCTCACCGGGGTGGGCAACAAGTCGTTCATCGCCGAGCTGATGCCCAAGTTTCCGCTTTACACCTGCTTCCTGTCCGAAGCTGCGCGCAATGTCATCGGCCGCGTACACACCGACACCGAGCCTGCGCTGGCGATGCTCAAGCAGGAAGGCTTCAGCTACCAGGGCTACGTCGATATCTTCGACGCCGGCCCGGCCATCGAATGCGAGACCTCGAAGATCCGCGCCGTGCGCGACAGCGAGACCCTGGTGCTGGCCGTGGGCACGCCAGGCGATGACGCTACCCCTTACATCATCCACAACCGCAAGCGCGACGATTGCCGCATCACCGCTGCGCCCGCTCGCCTGGCCGCCGGCACCCTGGTGGTCGACCCGCAGACCGCCAAGCGCCTGCGCATGGGCGCCGGCGACAATGTGCGCGCCGTGCCGCTGTCGGCAAGCCGGGAGGCCCAGTAA
- a CDS encoding aspartate aminotransferase family protein: MSVEQAPVQRADFDQVMVPNYSPAAFIPVRGEGSRVWDQSGRELIDFAGGIAVNALGHCHPALVKALTEQANTLWHVSNVFTNEPALRLAHKLVDATFADRAFFCNSGAESNEAAFKLARRVAHDRFGPEKHEIIATVNSFHGRTLFTVSVGGQPKYSDGFGPKITGISHVPYNDLEALKAQISDKTCAVVIEPIQGESGVVPADKAYLEGARKLCDEHNALLIFDEVQTGVGRTGSLYAYQHYGVTPDILTSAKSLGGGFPIGAMLTTTDIAKHLAVGTHGTTYGGNPLGCAVACAVLDVINTPQTLAGIKAKHERFKSRLEKIGQQYGLFSQVRGVGLLIGCVLTEAWQGKAKDVLNAAEKEGVMVLQAGPDVVRFAPSLVVEDADIDEGLNRFERAVAQLTKG; the protein is encoded by the coding sequence ATGTCCGTTGAGCAAGCCCCGGTGCAACGTGCCGATTTCGACCAGGTCATGGTTCCCAATTATTCTCCGGCGGCCTTCATTCCTGTACGAGGCGAGGGTTCCCGCGTCTGGGACCAGTCGGGCCGTGAGCTCATCGACTTTGCCGGCGGCATCGCGGTGAACGCCCTGGGCCACTGCCACCCGGCACTGGTCAAGGCCCTGACCGAACAGGCCAATACCCTCTGGCACGTATCCAACGTCTTCACCAACGAGCCGGCCCTGCGCCTGGCGCACAAGCTGGTCGACGCCACCTTTGCCGACCGTGCGTTCTTCTGCAACTCCGGCGCCGAGTCCAACGAAGCCGCCTTCAAGCTGGCCCGTCGCGTCGCCCATGACCGCTTCGGCCCTGAGAAGCACGAAATCATCGCCACCGTGAACAGCTTCCACGGTCGCACCCTGTTCACCGTCAGCGTCGGTGGCCAGCCGAAGTACTCCGACGGCTTCGGCCCGAAGATTACCGGCATCAGCCACGTGCCCTACAACGACCTGGAAGCGCTGAAGGCACAGATTTCCGACAAGACCTGCGCCGTGGTGATCGAACCGATCCAGGGCGAGAGTGGTGTGGTACCGGCCGACAAGGCTTACCTGGAAGGTGCCCGCAAGCTGTGTGACGAACACAATGCCCTGCTGATCTTTGATGAAGTGCAGACTGGCGTTGGCCGTACCGGCTCGTTGTACGCCTACCAGCACTACGGTGTGACCCCGGACATCCTGACCAGCGCCAAGAGCCTGGGCGGTGGTTTCCCGATTGGCGCCATGCTGACCACCACCGACATCGCCAAGCACCTGGCCGTCGGCACCCACGGCACCACCTACGGCGGCAACCCGCTGGGCTGCGCCGTTGCCTGCGCCGTGCTGGATGTGATCAACACCCCGCAGACCCTGGCCGGCATCAAGGCCAAGCACGAGCGCTTCAAGTCCCGCCTGGAGAAGATCGGCCAGCAGTACGGCCTGTTCAGCCAGGTGCGTGGCGTCGGCCTGCTGATCGGCTGCGTACTGACCGAAGCCTGGCAGGGCAAGGCCAAGGACGTGCTCAACGCCGCTGAAAAAGAAGGCGTGATGGTGCTGCAGGCCGGCCCTGATGTGGTTCGTTTCGCGCCAAGCCTGGTGGTGGAAGATGCCGATATCGACGAAGGCCTGAACCGCTTCGAGCGCGCTGTGGCGCAACTGACCAAGGGCTGA
- a CDS encoding ABC transporter permease — MIFDYNVVWEAMPLYLGGLLTTLKLLALSLLFGLLAAIPLGLMRVSKQPLVNMGAWLYTYVIRGTPMLVQLFLIYYGLAQFEAVRESIFWPWLSSATFCACLAFAINTSAYTAEIIAGSLKATPHGEIEAAKAMGMSRMKMYRRILLPSALRRALPQYSNEVIMMLQTTSLASIVTLIDITGAARTVNAQYYLPFEAYITAGVFYLCLTFILVRLFKMAERRWLGYLAPRKH, encoded by the coding sequence ATGATCTTCGACTACAACGTCGTCTGGGAAGCCATGCCGCTGTACCTTGGCGGCCTGCTGACCACCCTCAAGCTGCTGGCGCTGTCGCTGCTGTTCGGCCTGCTGGCGGCCATCCCGCTGGGCCTGATGCGCGTATCCAAGCAGCCGCTGGTGAACATGGGTGCCTGGCTGTACACCTATGTGATCCGTGGCACGCCGATGCTGGTGCAGCTGTTCCTGATCTACTACGGGCTGGCCCAGTTCGAGGCGGTGCGCGAGAGCATCTTCTGGCCGTGGCTGTCCAGCGCAACCTTCTGCGCCTGCCTGGCCTTTGCCATCAACACCAGCGCCTACACCGCCGAAATCATCGCCGGCAGCCTCAAGGCCACGCCCCATGGCGAGATCGAGGCGGCCAAGGCCATGGGCATGTCACGCATGAAGATGTACCGCCGCATCCTGCTGCCGTCGGCCCTGCGCCGGGCGCTGCCGCAGTACAGCAACGAAGTGATCATGATGCTGCAGACCACCAGCCTGGCGTCGATCGTGACCCTGATCGACATCACCGGTGCAGCGCGCACGGTCAATGCCCAGTACTACCTGCCTTTCGAGGCCTACATCACGGCGGGCGTGTTCTACCTGTGCCTGACCTTCATCCTCGTGCGCCTGTTCAAGATGGCCGAACGCCGCTGGCTCGGCTACCTGGCGCCGCGCAAGCACTGA
- a CDS encoding ABC transporter ATP-binding protein translates to MYKLEVQDLHKRYGSHEVLKGVSLAAKAGDVISIIGSSGSGKSTFLRCINLLEQPHAGKILLNNEELKLQPGKDGALKASDPRQLQRMRSRLSMVFQHFNLWSHMTALENIIEAPVHVLGVSKKEALEKAEHYLAKVGVAHRKDAFPGHMSGGEQQRVAIARALAMEPEVMLFDEPTSALDPELVGDVLKVMQALAQEGRTMVVVTHEMGFAREVSNQLVFLHKGLVEETGCPREVLANPQSERLKQFLSGSLK, encoded by the coding sequence ATGTACAAACTCGAAGTCCAAGACCTGCACAAGCGCTACGGCAGCCATGAAGTGCTCAAGGGCGTTTCCCTGGCGGCCAAGGCCGGCGACGTGATCAGCATCATCGGCTCCAGCGGTTCGGGCAAGTCGACCTTCCTGCGCTGCATCAACCTGCTGGAGCAGCCCCATGCAGGGAAGATCCTGCTCAACAACGAAGAGCTGAAGCTTCAGCCCGGCAAGGACGGCGCGCTCAAGGCCTCCGACCCGCGCCAGCTGCAGCGCATGCGCTCGCGCCTGTCGATGGTGTTCCAGCATTTCAACCTGTGGTCGCACATGACCGCGCTGGAGAACATCATCGAAGCGCCAGTGCACGTTCTCGGGGTGAGCAAGAAGGAAGCCCTGGAGAAGGCCGAACATTACCTGGCCAAGGTCGGTGTGGCGCACCGCAAGGACGCCTTCCCCGGGCACATGTCTGGCGGTGAGCAGCAGCGTGTGGCCATTGCCCGGGCCCTGGCCATGGAGCCGGAGGTCATGCTGTTCGACGAGCCGACTTCGGCGCTCGACCCCGAGCTGGTGGGTGATGTGCTCAAGGTCATGCAGGCCCTGGCCCAGGAAGGCCGTACCATGGTGGTGGTGACCCACGAAATGGGCTTTGCCCGCGAAGTGTCGAACCAGCTGGTGTTCCTGCACAAAGGCCTGGTCGAAGAGACCGGTTGCCCGCGTGAAGTGCTGGCCAACCCGCAATCGGAGCGGCTCAAGCAGTTCCTCTCCGGCAGCTTGAAGTAA
- a CDS encoding ABC transporter permease translates to MLKGYGAVILDGAWLTLQLALSSMALAIVLGLIGVALRLSPVRWLAWLGDLYSTVIRGIPDLVLILLIFYGGQDIINRVAPLLGYDDYIDLNPLVAGIGTLGFIFGAYLSETFRGAFLGIPKGQAEAGVAYGMSARQVFFRIQVPQMIRLAIPGFTNNWLVLTKATALISVVGLQDMMFKAKQAADATREPFTFFLAVAALYLVITSISLLALKYLERRYSVGVKVAEL, encoded by the coding sequence ATGTTGAAAGGCTATGGGGCAGTCATCCTCGACGGGGCGTGGCTGACGCTGCAGCTCGCCCTGTCGTCGATGGCCCTGGCCATCGTCCTCGGCCTGATCGGCGTGGCGCTGCGTTTGTCGCCGGTGCGCTGGCTGGCCTGGCTGGGGGATCTGTACTCCACGGTGATCCGTGGTATCCCCGACCTGGTCCTGATCCTGCTGATCTTCTACGGCGGCCAGGACATCATCAACCGGGTGGCGCCGCTGCTCGGCTATGACGACTACATCGACCTTAACCCGCTGGTGGCCGGTATCGGCACGCTGGGCTTCATTTTTGGCGCGTACCTGTCGGAAACCTTCCGTGGTGCGTTCCTCGGTATCCCCAAGGGCCAGGCCGAAGCCGGCGTGGCCTATGGCATGAGTGCGCGCCAGGTGTTCTTCCGCATCCAGGTGCCGCAGATGATTCGCCTGGCCATCCCGGGCTTCACCAACAACTGGCTGGTGCTGACCAAGGCCACGGCGCTGATTTCGGTGGTCGGCCTGCAGGACATGATGTTCAAGGCCAAGCAGGCGGCCGACGCCACCCGCGAACCTTTCACCTTCTTCCTGGCCGTGGCCGCGCTGTACCTGGTGATCACCAGTATTTCGCTGCTGGCGCTGAAGTATCTCGAGCGCCGCTACTCGGTAGGCGTCAAGGTGGCTGAACTATGA
- the argR gene encoding transcriptional regulator ArgR — translation MTTQRIGFLIWPSTKPLTLALAEEVLQVAQRVHPEVVYEIAFLQAEPVEEGAWRLPGEPWNGRLEGCHKLFLLADDLPQAVGSALSAALKQLARSGCMIGGLSAGVYPLAMLGLLDGYRAAVHWRWQDDFAERFPKVIATSHLFDWDRDRLTACGGMAVTDLLLAVLARDHGAELAGAVSEELVVERIREGGERQRIPLQNRLGSSHPKLTQAVLLMEANIEEPLTTDEIAQHVCVSRRQLERIFKQYLNRVPSQYYLELRLNKARQMLMQTSKSIIQIGLSCGFSSGPHFSSAYRNFFGATPREDRNQRRSSSPFELSSAPAEKC, via the coding sequence ATGACCACCCAGCGAATCGGTTTTCTCATCTGGCCAAGCACCAAGCCTTTGACCTTGGCGCTGGCGGAGGAAGTGTTGCAGGTGGCCCAGCGGGTGCATCCGGAGGTGGTCTACGAGATCGCCTTTCTCCAGGCGGAGCCGGTCGAGGAGGGCGCCTGGCGCCTGCCGGGCGAGCCGTGGAATGGGCGCCTGGAGGGCTGTCACAAGCTCTTCCTGTTGGCAGACGACTTGCCCCAGGCGGTGGGTTCGGCGCTGTCGGCGGCGCTCAAGCAGCTGGCGCGCAGTGGCTGCATGATCGGTGGTCTGTCCGCTGGTGTGTATCCGCTGGCCATGCTTGGTTTGCTTGATGGCTACCGTGCGGCGGTGCACTGGCGCTGGCAGGATGATTTCGCCGAGCGTTTCCCCAAGGTGATTGCCACCAGCCACCTGTTCGACTGGGATCGTGATCGCCTGACGGCCTGTGGTGGCATGGCGGTGACCGACCTGTTGCTGGCGGTGCTGGCCCGCGATCATGGGGCTGAGCTTGCCGGGGCGGTGTCCGAGGAGCTGGTGGTCGAGCGCATTCGCGAAGGTGGCGAGCGCCAGCGCATTCCGCTGCAGAACCGCCTTGGTTCGAGCCATCCGAAGCTGACCCAGGCCGTGCTGTTGATGGAAGCGAACATCGAAGAGCCGCTGACCACTGATGAAATTGCCCAGCATGTCTGCGTCTCTCGCCGGCAGCTGGAGCGGATCTTCAAGCAGTACCTCAACCGCGTGCCGAGCCAGTATTACCTGGAGCTGCGGCTGAACAAGGCGCGGCAGATGCTGATGCAGACCAGCAAGTCGATCATCCAGATCGGGTTGTCCTGTGGCTTCTCCTCGGGGCCGCATTTCTCTAGTGCCTATCGCAACTTCTTTGGCGCCACGCCGCGGGAAGACCGCAACCAGCGGCGCAGCAGCAGCCCGTTCGAACTGAGCTCGGCGCCGGCCGAAAAGTGCTGA